The Macaca fascicularis isolate 582-1 chromosome 12, T2T-MFA8v1.1 genome has a segment encoding these proteins:
- the LOC141408130 gene encoding uncharacterized protein — MLLPPPPPLSRGRRRKTTGWGAEAPRCGPAHANRAGGSRNPNSEIHAAPRAREGLLKEDAAAEPRREPDRISSQSPPPPGRSEDASLVAPAGVRRGEATVGGPCGAPPGARARAFPPEFPSGSSDSRGKLNILGQGEAGCQVPTLHGVLPPPSPPPTPQPSQPPPAAQIPAQSQRPRRCGCCCCCCCCRRPRARPLQPPFGPISAGGESGFSMRNATGQPVQLGTDRRDRLIPAPRSSRQGRRGGDKGERRWGRFVKGSGKTPVPREALPLQLLPPSSLLLLLLGELPRAPTKTSGGVWLCARAPSDRAAVSLGGEKHVTEPPRSAAGQPPPPGGSRPGLYIPGRARPAPAPLRPPAVLQRRPRRAPAQR, encoded by the exons ATGCTgctgccgccgccaccgccactgAGCAGAGGGAGGCGCCGAAAAACAACCGGGTGGGGGGCGGAGGCTCCTCGCTGCGGCCCCGCACATGCAAACAGGGCTGGAGGCAGCAGAAACCCCAACTCCGAAATCCACGCCGCCCCCCGCGCCAGGGAGGGGCTGCTGAAGGAGGACGCAGCTGCTGAGCCAAGGAGAGAGCCCGACCGGA TCTCCTCTCAGTCGCCACCGCCACCAGGAAGGAGCGAAGATGCATCTCTCGTCGCCCCAGCTGGAGTCCGGCGCGGGGAGGCGACAGTCGGGGGTCCCTGCGGTGCCCCTCCAggagcgcgcgcgcgcgccttCCCTCCTGAGTTCCCCTCTGGAAGTAGCGATTCCCGAGGCAAATTAAATATCCTTGGGCAGGGGGAGGCGGGTTGCCAAGTCCCAACGTTGCACGGGGTTCTCCCTCCTCCTtcgcctcctcccaccccccaaccGTCCCAGCCGCCACCAGCCGCCCAAATACCAGCTCAATCGCAGAGACCGCGGCGCTGcggctgttgctgctgctgctgctgctgccgccgcccgCGGGCGCGTCCTCTGCAGCCCCCATTCGGGCCCATCTCGGCGGGCGGAGAAAGTGGCTTTTCCATGCGAAACGCTACCGGGCAGCCAGTGCAGCTGGGGACCGACCGGAGGGACAGGCTCATCCCTGCCCCTCGCTCCAGTcggcaggggaggaggggaggggacaaGGGCGAGAGGCGATGGGGGAGGTTTGTGAAGGGTTCGGGGAAGACGCCTGTTCCTAGGGAGGCGCTGCCGCTGCAGTTacttcccccctcctccctcctcctcctcctcctcggaGAGTTGCCGAGAGCCCCAACCAAAACAAGCGGCGGCGTCTGGCTCTGCGCGCGGGCCCCCTCCGACCGCGCCGCCGTCTCACTCGGAGGAGAAAAACACGTGACGGAGCCTCCGCGCTCGGCAGCCGggcagccgccgccgccgggaGGCTCCCGCCCGGGTCTCTACATTCCGGGCCGAGCCCGCCCCGCGCCCGCCCCTCTCCGCCCCCCGGCCGTACTGCAGCGGCGCCCGCGCCGAGCCCCGGCGCAGCGCTAG